AGTTTGTACAATAAGGTACATTCCCTCTACTATTGCTGAAAGTGATTTATTAAATTTATGCCAGATGTGCtacattattacaaaaaatgttaaaaaatgtcaaattagaTTTGACGACAAACAGGCACAGGCAGAGTTTCAGTGATAAGCatattattgtttattgattAGACAAATCatcatgaaaacaaactgtacGTCATTTTTCCCCCAGAATAATTACTTAACATCAGCAGATTTTCTGTCCTGAGTCATCACTCTGCAACTTtcttatatacattttttttaattatcactGTTAATTTATACCTGGTACCTAATTACccaatttgtttatgtttgaaCATCAGCAACACTATCTATTTGCTCATGCTCATCTGGAAACAGATTTTTAACTACTTCACCTCATTTATACTCACTAAACCTGTTTTTAAGCACAGTTTAAAACAGTGTTGACGTTTAGTTTTATTGTCATCTGGTTGTTCTCTCAGGGCCAAGTATTCCAGAAGCTGCTTAAGGTGGTGTTTTGACATCTGGCACAGGTGTCGCAGTTGCTGAACTGGATGTTATTTCTTAATTTGGCCCAGGTGGTGCAGTGGTTGCTTCAACTGTTGTTATAGAATTTGGCCCAGGTGGTGCAGTGGTGACTTCAGGTGTGATGTCTGAATCTGGGCCAGGTATTTCTGAAGCTGCTTCAAGTGTTGTTTCAATATGTGGCACAGGTTCTGAAGGTGCTGCGCTAGATGTTTTTTGTGAGTCTGAGCCTGGTGGTGCAGTGGCTGTTTTACTTGTTGTTTCTGACGATGACCCTTGTTGTGCTTTGCATTCTTCAGATACTGTTTCTGATTCTGTCCCAGGTGGTGCAGTGGCTGTTTCACAGGTTGTTTTTGAATCTGGCTCTTGTGGTGCAGTTGCTGGACTGGATGTTGTTTCTGAATTTGGCCCAGGTGGTGCAGAGGCTACTTGTGATGTTGCTACTAAACCCAACCCGTGTGGTGAACTTGTTGGTTTGGGTGTTGTGTGTAAACCTGGGCCAGTTGAGGATTGTACAGCTGCATCTTCCGGTATTCTTTCTGAATCTTGCTCAGGTTGTGGAATGTAGAATTCCAGGATTATTTCTGAATCTTTCCTAGGTTGCGATGTAGCTGCTTCTTGTGTGACTTTTGAATCTGGTCCTGGTGGTGCAGTGgctgtttcagttgttgtttctgaCGATGACCCTTGTTGTGCTTTGCATTCTTCAGATACTGTTTCTGATTCTGTCCCAGGTGGTGAAGCGGGTGTTTCGCAGGTTGTTTTAGAATCTGGCTCTTGTGGTGCAGAGGGTGGTTCGGGTGTTGTTTCTGAATTTGTCCCAGTGGTTGCACTGGCTGTTCCAACTGTTGTTATAGAATATGCTACAGGTGGTGTAGTGGTGACTTCAGGTGTGCTATCTGAATCTGGGCCAGGTATTTCAGAAGCtgcttcagttgttgtttctgaCGATGACCCTTGTTGTGCTTTGCATTCTTCAGATACTGTTTCTGATTCTGTCCCAGGTGGTGCAGTGGCTGTTTCACAGGTTGTTTTTGAATCTGGCTCTTGTGGTGCAGTTGCTGGACTGGATGTTGTTTCTGAATTTGGCCCAGGTGGTGCAGTGGCTGCTACAACTGTTGTTATAGAATTTGGTGCAGGTGGTGTAGTGGTGACTTCAGGTGTGATGTCTGAATCTGGGCCAGATGTTTCAGAAGCTGCTTCAGGTGTTGTTTCAATATGTGGCACAGGTTCTGAAGGTGCTGCGCTAGATGTTTTTTGTGAGTCTGAGCCTGGTGGTGCAGTGGCTGTTTTACTTGTTGTTTCTGACGATGACCCTTGTTGTGCTTTGCATTCTTCAGATACTGTTTCTGATTCTGTCCCAGGTGGTGCAGTGGCTGTTTCACAGGTTGTTTTTGAATCTGGCTCTTGTGGTGTAGTTGCTGGTTTGGGTGTTGTTGCTGAATTTGGCCCAGGTGGTGCAGAGGCTACTTGTGATGTTGCTACTAAACCCAACCCGTGTGGTGAACTTGTTGGTTTGGGTGTTGTGTGTAAACCTGGGTCAGTTGAGGATTGTATAGCTACATTTTCTGGTATTCTTTCTGAATCTTGCTCAGGTTGTGGAATGTAGAATTCCAGGATTATTTCTGAATCTTTCCTAGGTTGCGATGTAGCTGCTTCTTGTGTGACTTTTGAATCTGGTCCTGGTGGTGCAGTGgctgtttcagttgttgtttctgaCGATGACCCTTGTTGTGCTTTGCATTCTTCAGATattgtttctgattctgtccCAGGTGGTGAAGCAGGTGTTTCGCAGGTTGTTTTCGAATCTGGCTCTTGTGGTGCAGAGGGTGGTTCGGGTGTTGTTTCTGAATTTGTCCCAGTGGTTGCAGTGGCTTCTCCAACTGTTGTTATAGAATATGCTACAGGTGGTGTAGTGGTGACTTCAGGTGTGCTGTCTGAATCTGGGCCAGGTATTTCAGAAGCtgcttcagttgttgttgtttctgacGATGACCCTTGTTGTGCTTTGCATTCTTCAGATACTGTTTCTGATTCTGTCCCAGGTGGTGCAGTGGCTGTTTCACAGGTTGTTTTTGAATCTGGCTCTTGTGGTGTAGTTGCTGGTTTGGGTGTTGTTGCTGAATTTGGCCCAGGTGGTGCAGAGGCTACTTGTGATGTTGCTACTAAACCCAACCCGTGTGGTGAACTTGTTGGTTTGGGTGTTGTGTGTAAACCTGGGTCAGTTGAGGATTGTATAGCTACATTTTCTGGTATTCTTTCTGAATCTTGCTCAGGTTGTGGAATGTAGAATTCCAGGATTATTTCTGAATCTTTCCTAGGTTGCGATGTAGCTGCTTCTTGTGTGACTTTTGAATCTGGTCCTGGTGGTGCAGTGgctgtttcagttgttgtttctgaCGATGACCCTTGTTGTGCTTTGCATTCTTCAGATattgtttctgattctgtccCAGGTGGTGAAGCAGGTGTTTCGCAGGTTGTTTTCGAATCTGGCTCTTGTGGTGCAGAGGGTGGTTCGGGTGTTGTTTCTGAATTTGTCCCAGTGGTTGCAGTGGCTTCTCCAACTGTTGTTATAGAATATGCTACAGGTGGTGTAGTGGTGACTTCAGGTGTGCTGTCTGAATCTGGGCCAGGTATTTCAGAAGCtgcttcagttgttgttgtttctgacGATGACCCTTGTTGTGCTTTGCATTCTTCAGATACTGTTTCTGATTCTGTCCCAGGTGGTGCAGTGGCTGTTTCACAGGTTGTTTTTGAATCTGGCTCTTGTGGTGTAGTTGCTGGTTTGGGTGTTGTTGCTGAATTTGGCCCAGGTGGTGCAGAGGCTACTTGTGATGTTGCTACTAAACCCAACCCGTGTGGTGAACTTGTTGGTTTGGGTGTTGTGTGTAAACCTGGGTCAGTTGAGGATTGTACAGCTGCATCTTCCGGTATTCTTTCTGAATCTTGCTCAGGTTGTGGAATGTAGAATTCCAGGATTATTTCTGAATCTTTCCTAGGTTGCGATGTAGCTGCTTCTTGTGTGACTTTTGAATCTGGTCCTGGTGGTGCAGTGgctgtttcagttgttgtttctgaCGATGACCCTTGTTGTGCTTTGCATTCTTCAGATACTGTTTCTGATTCTGTCCCAGGTGGTGAAGCGGGTGTTTCGCAGGTTGTTTTCGAATCTGGCTCTTGTGGTGCAGAGGGGGGTTCGGGTGTTGTTTCTGAATTTGTCCCAGTGGTTGCAGTGGCTGCTCCCACTGTTGTTATAGAATATGCTACAGGTGGTGTAGTGGTGACTTCAGGTGTGCTATCTGAATCTGGGCCAGGTATTTCAGAAGCtgcttcagttgttgtttctgaCGATGACCCTTGTTGTGCTTTGCATTCTTCAGATACTGTTTCTGATTCTGTCCCAGGTGGTGCAGTGGCTGTTTCACAGGTTGTTTTTGAATCTGGCTCTTGTGGTGTAGTTGCTGGTTTGGGTGTTGTTTCTGAATTTGGCCCAGGTGGTGCAGAGGCTACTTGTGATGTTGCTACTAAACCCAACCCGTGTGGTGAACTTGTTAGTTTGGGTGTTGTGTGTAAACCTGGGCCAGTTGAGGATTGTACAGCTGCATCTTCCAGTATTCTTTCTGAATCTTGCTCAGGTTGTGGAATGTAGAATTCCAGGATTATTTCTGAATCTTTCCTAGGCTGCGATGTAGCCGCTTCTAGTGTGACTTCTGAATCTTGTCTTGGTGGTGCAGTGgctgtttcagttgttgtttctgaCGATGACCCTTGTTGTGCTTTGCATTCTTCAGATACTGTTTCTGATTCTGTCCCAGGTGGTGAAGCGGGTGTTTCGCAGGTTGTTTTCGAATCTGGCTCTTGTGGTGCAGAGGGTGGTTCGGGTGTTGTTTCTGAATTTGTCCCAGTGGTTGCACTGGCTGTTCCAACTGTTGTTATAGAATATGCTACAGGTGGTGTAGTGGTGACTTCAGGTGTGCTGTCTGAATCTGGGCCAGGTATTTCAGAAGCtgcttcagttgttgttgtttctgacGATGACCCTTGTTGTGCTTTGCATTCTTCAGATACTGTTTCTGATTCTATCCCAGGTGGTGCAGTGGCCGTTTCGCAGGTTGTTTTTGAATCGGGCCCAGGTGGTGCAGAGGGTACTTCTGATGTTGCTACTAAACCCAACCCGTGTGGTGAACTTGttagtttgtgtgttgtgtgtaaacCTGGGCCAGTTGAGGATGGTACAGCTGCATCTTCCAGTATCCTTTCTGAATCTTGCTCAGGTTGTGGAATGTAGAATTCTAGGATTATTTCTGAATCTTTCCTAGGTTGCGATGTAGCTGCTTCTAGTGTGACTTTTGAATCTGGTCCTGGTGGTGCAGTGgctgtttcacttgttgtttcTGACGATGACCCTTGTTGTCCTTTGCATTCTTCAGATACTGTTTCTGATTCTGTCCCAGGTGGTGCAGTGGCTGTTTCACAGGTTGTTTTTGAATCTGGCTCTTGTGGTGCAGTTGCTGGACTGGATGTTGTTTCTGAATTTGGCCCAGGTGGTGCAGAGGCTACTTGTGATGTTGGTACTAAACCCAACCCGTGTGGTGAACTTGTTGGTTTGGGTGCTGTGTGTAAACCCGGGGCGGTTGAGGATGGTACAGCTGCATCTTCCGGTATTCTTTGTGAATCTTGCTCAGGTTGTGGAATGTAGAATTCCAGGATTATTTCTGAATCTGTCCTAGGTTGCGATGTAGCTGCTTCTAGTGTGACTTTTGAATCTTGTCCTGGTGGTGCAGTAGCTGTTTGGCATGTTGTTTTAGAATCTGGCCCTGGTTTTGCAGTGTCTGGTTTgggtgttgttttggaatctgGCCATGGTGGTAGTGGTTGTTCcgttttaacattttctatatttgttttttttgcccctttttcacatttgcatgGTTTCACATTAATGATGTTTTCAATAAGATCGGCACTGGGGAAGCTCATGCTTAAGATACCTAGGCAGCCTTGGTTTAAGGAATTTTTCTCATGTTGCTCCACAAAGTCATAAAGCTGCTGGTTAACTTTTTTAGCCAACTTCTTAGGATGGTTGAGAAGTGACGGTGCTCTTTCAGTCACAATAATGTATTTACCACAGAGTCCTGACTTGAGTAGCCCTATTTTCTCTTCAACATTGATTAACTTGTCATTTTCAAAGAAAGGTGATTCCTGGTTTTCTGCGCCTTCATCGAATGTGTCACTGTGAAGAAACACTATCTTGCCCCGTGCCTGTTTCAAAGTAGGCACTGACAACTCAGTCCATATTTTATCTCCGTAATACTCATTCAATTCGTTTATCAATGTTTTCACTATCTCCTTGTATAACCCATGTAGTGTCACTTTCATTAGAACAGTCTCACTGTTATAGTTGGTCAGGAAGTTGAATATTATCTTCAGAACTTCATCAAATGTAATATATTGCCAGAACATCCAGTGACTATCCCGAATATAAACATATTCTTGGGTAGGAAACCAAATTCCAGCATGTATGTCGAAATACCGAAGTCCCACTTTAAGTTGCTGGTCCAAATTCCAAACTTGACACACAGCAAGTGGTCCTCCATATAATGATAAGCTTTCATGTGTTCCGGGAATTGTGATAGCAGATACTAGAGTGTCATCAGCTATATTCTTCATCCAATTCAGTTTATATTGTAATGGATCTAAGGCTGGATTATCACTGAAACCTGTCCTTGAATCTGAACAGGAGGTAGCTCTGGTGGGGGGGGAAACATATTCtcatttaacaatttttttccaaaatgtttacCAAAAAGTGTTAAATTGTTCCTGTTTACCAAGCTAATATACTGCACAAGAAATAATGTATGAATCTATAAGAACTATCTAAGCCATAGCAATGCATACTAAgtgatttaaaaatgcagaagaacaaaatacagtaagaaaaacaaaatgctatttaaaaaaatgtatttaacttacagataaagagagaaaagccaAAGGAAATGATGGATCTCCATAACTGTTGTTCAGGCTAATCAACAGTCCAGTGAATGCTGTCAAGATTTGCCCGTCTCTCTTTCCCAAATGTTGACATGTTTGTCCCAGCtatcaatgtgtaaaatgttttactagCCTCAAAAACCTTATAACTGTGCATATGACTGAGACAAGTGTGTAGGTGTCTCCTTTGCAGTTTGCTACTGTAACAGTGAGCATAAAGATTTGCATGTTTCTACTCTCTAATCTTTCATTGCAATGAGAGCAagtgaaaaagataaaagacaaagacacgTGGGTGTTGTAAAAGCAGTGAACAGAGGGTAGTTTAGTTAAGTTTACTTAATAAAATGGGGCTTTGTGGACGCTCGTGTAAAAACATGAGTGTCAGTTCAGCTGGTAAATGAATTATTGTAATGTAGATAATATAGTAGTTATAATTGTATCATGCGAAATAAGCCTATTAGCCTAAGTGACAGTTGTGCTTTGCTTCCATTGTAGTCTATTAATATGTAGGGGTTTCACTTATTTTCTCccttttatatttgttgtgtttagtattttgagtatttttaaagctgtttgtATTGTTAATTATTCACTGATTGTTATAAAGTGACCCCTTTCTTAAGGCTAATGGAGttccaaatttttaaaaatatatagttaGGAGAGATCATGTTATGTAAATGGGAAAAACTGCTAGCCTCACTTTGGCCACAGATAGTAATATCTGACCACAGGCGCCTCCAGGCCTTAAGCTTCTTTGTAACATGTATGGTCCTATATGTTTAATCAAATCAAAGCTCAAATGTagaaacaacattttctttctattttccaCAAGGACATTTTCACTCTAGTCTGTGCTCAGCTGCACTAACTGGATTCTCTACATTTGCTCACAGCTGTCtaagtgctttttattttctcagctaACTCctaataaagcaaataaagcaattttttttcaaaatcccATGCACTTCTTCTGTGCTACGGTATACAATGATGAGTACAGGGAACACCTTTTGTCATTCGGTTGGCTGTGCCGAGCTGTCACGTGATTCTTATCCTGGCCAATAGGCTTGTGTCTGCCCACTGTTGATCCTCTTCCTAACCACCTGTTGCATCTTAGAGAGAAAGGTTATCTGCAGAAGCATGATCAGATAAGACAATTCTGTTGCAGTTCACAACAGGAACAATCAGATAATGCCTTTGAAATGACAAGACTTTTGCTTTTGATCTCCAAGGAGCTCAACTGCTTCAGACACCCACTTCTGCACCTGCTTTTGCTTCGTAGCTAatctcttctttgtctttgcAAGATGTCAATGAGATCTCTCCCCCTGGTTTTCATTAATCTTGGTGGAGAGATGCTTTACATACTGGACCAGCGCCTACAAGCTCACAACACGTCTGAGGACAACTCagaaaaaggtagaaaaaaCTAACAGGTTATGTAGACGTGTACGCTTTTGGCTGCTAGTTATCCCTTACTGTGCACAAGCTGGAGCTGTCACATGTCAGCTAATAAACTAAACACACCTCAAATTACTGATGCACCACAACACCACAACACACAAATCTATGTTCCTTCTGTGCTTTCTTCTCTTGGCTGCAGGAGTTTGGTCAGACAATGACAGGAAGAGAGGTACCAGTACATTCATGTACTCAGTATAGTATTGCTTAGATCGCGCCTGTGGTTTTAGTACTGCTTCATAATACAGCTGTATGAATCAGATACTAGAAAATACTTAGTATTTTGGTAGGTTAATGTAGACACATTTAAGCAATAAGGAATATTGTAGATATTGGGTGGGCAGTGATGCTTAACAATTTCCAATTTGCTTTTTCTTAGTTTAGTGGAATTCGTGCACTTTAGAATTaactttctgttttgtctgttccCCATTTATAGTTATAAATGACATTGTTGGGACCTTGTTTAGTAAAGCCTTTATGGATGAACTTCTCAAACCTCAGCAGTTGTATTCTCATAGGACAATGAAAACGGTGCTAAATCGGTTAGCACATGCCTCGATCATGAGGCTGAACCCAGCCAGTATGGACAGGGTATGTACTGAATAGTAAAAATAAGACTGTCACGGAGCTGATGCTGACCTGTGTTGCCCTGGTAACCTTCCCTATCGCTCccctctgctctttttttttttgtaatttctgtttcaattgtttatttatttgtttgttactttCTTTCAGAGCTGCATTAACCATTCTTAAACTCACGGCCTAATTATAAATATTCATCAAAGTTATAACAGGCAAAACCTGATTTGCATTTATTCTGTAGTTCATTCAGACAaattccaaaaacaaaatctaacaaaccaaaatgtttgttagatttttagagcttttattattatttttgtaaacaattaaaaaatgttgattgATTGGAGATGCTATAATCTACAGATCTAAAGCATTTCTCCTTTTGCTTCCTACACGTAGCTTTATGAGCTGATGCTCATGACATTCAAGCATCAAGTCTTCCTTTGTCCACGGCCGAAAGATTTGCTGCTCATCTCATACAATCACATTGACACCATCAGGCAATTTGTGAAAGACACGCCAGTGGTCATGAACCAGGTGGATGAAGCACACAGGAAGATCATTGAGGTACTGCTCATAGCAGCCTGTGCAATAAGTAACATTCCAGCTACTAGTTTACATTATTTTGCCAGTGCTACCTGTTTTGTCTCTCCTTGATGTAGATATACTCATCATTATCTGAAGGTGAATTCCAGCTTCTCAGACAAACATTGCTCATATTTGTTCAAGACATGCATGTTCGCGTGAGTCTGTTATTTGCCTTATCACTCAATAGATATATAATGACAATgatatatgtttgtttgtttgttttttcaaatggcGTTTCTTATATCTATTCCCAGGTGTCCCTTTTCCTCAAGAGTCAAATCCAGAATCCCAATGGAGGTTTTACCCTTTCAACATCAGGCCCATTGCCTCATGGGATAGATGTCCCAGGGTTAATCAGGTTACCTAGTCTAGCCTATTTAGGTTAAACTGGTGAAGGTGTTCAATCAGGGTTGGCCACATTAGTTGCTTGGCTCTAGGGATGAAGGTAGATGCTGGTAGGCCACCACTTTAGTCTCTACTTAAACATAAAATGTCTCCATCTCCACACTGTAGTGGAGTCTTAGTTTGATGTTGTCCAATTATAAGCAACAAAGGATTGAAAGGTAGTATTGGAAtagaaaacatgtttctaaaatgttataaaagcTTGTTATGGATGgattttacttattttgaaataaagcagctgttgaaataatttaatagaTGTACATGTGTATGCAACAGACATCCTTAAATTGtataataaaagacaaaaaggacacaGTGCAGTGGATTCTAAGACGTGGGGTTTAAGTGACTGATGTCTGATGCAACTGTTTCACTCATAAGCTAACATGTCTTATTTTGACAGAATTCTTGTGTTTAGTCACAGTTTTCCTCTGACTGCTTAGAAGAAATATCTTCCAGGGTGTCAtcatctgtttcctgtttccacaGGATGTTTGACAGTAAGGGAAGAGAAGTGAGAAGAAGCAAGTTCCCCACTGGAGGAAGTTACAGCAGCTCCATCAGAGAGGGATCTTTTGAGCTGCATGGAGACAGAGTCATCACACTGGGCACAAACGTGTATGGTACAATGTATTAAACGCTTCTACAGCATACGCATGGATGGACAGATTCTGAATTGATCACTGATGTGTTCTGTGTttgatgaatttaaaaaaggtacACGGTGAATCACCCTGAGGACACAGAAACATCCAAAGCTTCCTCTGTTAAGGTAGCATGGGCCAATGTTTCTTAACAGCATTCACTAATTAATCACATTGAATAATAACAATGATGCTCTCCATTTAGATTTTTTCAGTTGCAGGTGCCTGATGGTGTGTTTTGGATTGCCATGCACAAGTCTAGCCATGACACTTACGTAGCAATACTCTGCTAAAAACCCGAGTCACTATCATAATTACAACAGGTGGACAATGGCTGTATGTTTATTAactttaataaatgaatgtgtgcatcaataaatacaattcaTAGAGATCCAAGCTTTTTTACAACAGAGTAAACATTGACCACAGAATTGGCATTGACCACAGAAACAGTGCCAAATCTGAACTTTTGTTTTAGAAATCCTCAAAcctttatttctgtttactttgaaatatcatacattttgtatttttttaaacaaaatatttactatattttttttttttcatttctaacatttattaaactgaaCTGAATATACTTGTCTGAAAGATTAATGATTTTCAGACACTACAGTGTctgattttctgattttctgctgtttttcttttacaatgttgattaCATAATTATGAACAGTAGACCAGGTGTTCTGACATTGTCTCCTTCCTGTCGGCGTCCATTGTGCTGCAGAAAGCTAACACTACCAACCTTCTGGCTAAGGAGGAGCTGAACCTGCTGGCTCGTCTGATGGGCAGCATGAAGGCTGAGAACATGCCCCGAGCTGAAACCGGCTTTCGGATCAACATGTTTACCACAGACCAAATGGAGGAGGAGGCGTAAGTGCTCTTCTTGTCTTTACTCATCCTCTGCAGTCATTAAATCTGACTAACCTAACCTTTATGTTGGTTAAAAGGGGAACTTTAGACGAAGCTGAGGAGCCCGTGTTTGGAGTGATAAATATTCAAGCAATGCAGGTAGGTAGTGCATCTAGATGGTGTGgactgttttagttttttaagccAGATGATTGTATAACAGGATAAAGGAGCTGCAACAAGTTACAATCTCTAGAGTCAATGACAAGCACCCGAAGGCAGTACTTGCCCAAAAAAGTACTCAACTACAAGTGGAAATACCATGTTCTTTGCATCATCACCATTGTGTAGAAATAGGATGTAggattttaaaagttaaaagtccTGTAGTAGAAagataaattataaatgtatttacttacTTATAAGTAAAAGTAGTCACTATGGAAAATATGTATCCAATTGTTGGATTATACTAATACTTATGAAATAGTGTGTAAATATGACTAATGTTGTAgatggtaaaggtggagctaatCGGGTGATGATTAATATGTTACTGGTGCAAAAACATACTTGGTTAccccataataatacatcagaaTAAATTTGTTGAGTATATTTTGTATTAGGGACCAGctgcaaagtaactaaagctgtaagataaatgtagtggagtaaaa
The nucleotide sequence above comes from Channa argus isolate prfri chromosome 1, Channa argus male v1.0, whole genome shotgun sequence. Encoded proteins:
- the oscp1a gene encoding protein OSCP1a, whose product is MSMRTLPLVFINLGGEMLYILDQRLQAHNTSEDNSEKGVWSDNDRKRVINDIVGTLFSKAFMDELLKPQQLYSHRTMKTVLNRLAHASIMRLNPASMDRLYELMLMTFKHQVFLCPRPKDLLLISYNHIDTIRQFVKDTPVVMNQVDEAHRKIIEIYSSLSEGEFQLLRQTLLIFVQDMHVRVSLFLKSQIQNPNGGFTLSTSGPLPHGIDVPGLIRMFDSKGREVRRSKFPTGGSYSSSIREGSFELHGDRVITLGTNVYTVNHPEDTETSKASSVKKANTTNLLAKEELNLLARLMGSMKAENMPRAETGFRINMFTTDQMEEEAGTLDEAEEPVFGVINIQAMQDEQAATELAHIAGQFTEQEEQPDKPCGNNRDELLAMMDDL
- the LOC137117952 gene encoding uncharacterized protein, which codes for MEIHHFLWLFSLYLATSCSDSRTGFSDNPALDPLQYKLNWMKNIADDTLVSAITIPGTHESLSLYGGPLAVCQVWNLDQQLKVGLRYFDIHAGIWFPTQEYVYIRDSHWMFWQYITFDEVLKIIFNFLTNYNSETVLMKVTLHGLYKEIVKTLINELNEYYGDKIWTELSVPTLKQARGKIVFLHSDTFDEGAENQESPFFENDKLINVEEKIGLLKSGLCGKYIIVTERAPSLLNHPKKLAKKVNQQLYDFVEQHEKNSLNQGCLGILSMSFPSADLIENIINVKPCKCEKGAKKTNIENVKTEQPLPPWPDSKTTPKPDTAKPGPDSKTTCQTATAPPGQDSKVTLEAATSQPRTDSEIILEFYIPQPEQDSQRIPEDAAVPSSTAPGLHTAPKPTSSPHGLGLVPTSQVASAPPGPNSETTSSPATAPQEPDSKTTCETATAPPGTESETVSEECKGQQGSSSETTSETATAPPGPDSKVTLEAATSQPRKDSEIILEFYIPQPEQDSERILEDAAVPSSTGPGLHTTHKLTSSPHGLGLVATSEVPSAPPGPDSKTTCETATAPPGIESETVSEECKAQQGSSSETTTTEAASEIPGPDSDSTPEVTTTPPVAYSITTVGTASATTGTNSETTPEPPSAPQEPDSKTTCETPASPPGTESETVSEECKAQQGSSSETTTETATAPPRQDSEVTLEAATSQPRKDSEIILEFYIPQPEQDSERILEDAAVQSSTGPGLHTTPKLTSSPHGLGLVATSQVASAPPGPNSETTPKPATTPQEPDSKTTCETATAPPGTESETVSEECKAQQGSSSETTTEAASEIPGPDSDSTPEVTTTPPVAYSITTVGAATATTGTNSETTPEPPSAPQEPDSKTTCETPASPPGTESETVSEECKAQQGSSSETTTETATAPPGPDSKVTQEAATSQPRKDSEIILEFYIPQPEQDSERIPEDAAVQSSTDPGLHTTPKPTSSPHGLGLVATSQVASAPPGPNSATTPKPATTPQEPDSKTTCETATAPPGTESETVSEECKAQQGSSSETTTTEAASEIPGPDSDSTPEVTTTPPVAYSITTVGEATATTGTNSETTPEPPSAPQEPDSKTTCETPASPPGTESETISEECKAQQGSSSETTTETATAPPGPDSKVTQEAATSQPRKDSEIILEFYIPQPEQDSERIPENVAIQSSTDPGLHTTPKPTSSPHGLGLVATSQVASAPPGPNSATTPKPATTPQEPDSKTTCETATAPPGTESETVSEECKAQQGSSSETTTTEAASEIPGPDSDSTPEVTTTPPVAYSITTVGEATATTGTNSETTPEPPSAPQEPDSKTTCETPASPPGTESETISEECKAQQGSSSETTTETATAPPGPDSKVTQEAATSQPRKDSEIILEFYIPQPEQDSERIPENVAIQSSTDPGLHTTPKPTSSPHGLGLVATSQVASAPPGPNSATTPKPATTPQEPDSKTTCETATAPPGTESETVSEECKAQQGSSSETTSKTATAPPGSDSQKTSSAAPSEPVPHIETTPEAASETSGPDSDITPEVTTTPPAPNSITTVVAATAPPGPNSETTSSPATAPQEPDSKTTCETATAPPGTESETVSEECKAQQGSSSETTTEAASEIPGPDSDSTPEVTTTPPVAYSITTVGTASATTGTNSETTPEPPSAPQEPDSKTTCETPASPPGTESETVSEECKAQQGSSSETTTETATAPPGPDSKVTQEAATSQPRKDSEIILEFYIPQPEQDSERIPEDAAVQSSTGPGLHTTPKPTSSPHGLGLVATSQVASAPPGPNSETTSSPATAPQEPDSKTTCETATAPPGTESETVSEECKAQQGSSSETTSKTATAPPGSDSQKTSSAAPSEPVPHIETTLEAASEIPGPDSDITPEVTTAPPGPNSITTVEATTAPPGPN